The following proteins are co-located in the Triticum aestivum cultivar Chinese Spring chromosome 1A, IWGSC CS RefSeq v2.1, whole genome shotgun sequence genome:
- the LOC123185901 gene encoding uncharacterized protein: MESSSWEKWPDHVRDKWRDDLRDIDFWFNGYRKTEAYIVLVYQPFLGPNVCWNVGVGPMASFTRAMSGVGVQQIHKYHREFKPVIKVDLKPTPTAEEAQGRGFMSTKYQLALAAAKELGLLDQRYNWLKEKRDELQYYTCGSYDDATSADLAWHVRYKIVPQIIKQLAAERYLLVAENLQGPIEPGSFTRDCGLPLLEWANSRWLISTTSHDAYNKSKSEGDQVISIDKDEDVVVLILFAMHQSAEHIHGAMRQKSKQYWHCIALQCFHYAMAVFGKHSHVASITSDELIHHWAAQGILPYMAIEEEEETSTINTKFSNMHRIGRVILEAFHKYSLLQLPFSPATEAYEASNTGAQFFAYHGLIAEDITVDELLDEKKKWISFASDHGCHVSREWWNPEGTRGTTTLILRGCSDQSLILSKLDHFLPELCFLLVLDLSYTPIKALPSSIGYLQNLRLLSLRGCHDLKTLSNSSTTNATNSSTNISSSSPLSTLYKLEILDMNGVPVSHLTQDVANQKSNLIYLDMSYSKITTFSPTFFEDMSNLEELIMTSCSNLVELPPSMASLSSLTTLEVTGTQIKYFPQKIFEENMQKLRSLKLIDNKELISLTGPISRVKGIKLEGHPSIVSFMLIGTPHIRCLSLHGCRKLESIEIKNLAALEEVDLSGTAIKELSADIPNLPQLRRLLLVGVPSLRRFPWHELERLPDVFYLDHCPEGNDNYSNQVTQVCVTDPRFFHSFRNTALNSVRDGRFFQSFYIQVAPCITNRRQVQDEEGMLDSKLEELLRNQSTYVDVFSSYFAKKIALASPLTVPLHRTERHVEYMSLSLTTYMAQTKLTWMQETHTGLGGLLNVTKSVSVTYDTSIYTFNDLSDFIELEECELRLCHKMKEVVSYTQGLKKLRNMHVCSLKRLVSFCSPYSSCDFSSLEHLHLEDCPRLEHVVPHTATLPCLKTLDILFCYKLKTIFITHRSQGNTYQLPSLQRIRLQELPLLQHFHDKDATMTAPMWKELHIRGCWSLRRLPRLQGREPGMVKVNGERSWWSKLQWGSTLHRDSYDPKLPLEFASFDESAEMSTYLR, encoded by the exons ATGGAATCATCTTCATGGGAAAAATGGCCCGATCATGTACGGGATAAATGGCGTGATGATCTGAGAGATATAGATTTTTG GTTTAATGGATACCGTAAAACGGAGGCATACATTGTCTTGGTGTATCAACCGTTCTTAGGTCCAAATGTTTGTTGGAATGTTGGCGTGGGGCCCATGGCTTCATTCACACGAGCCATGTCAGGCGTGGGTGTGCAGCAAATCCATAAGTACCATAGAGAATTCAAACCCGTGATAAAGGTGGATCTGAAGCCCACGCCAACGGCAGAGGAAGCCCAAGGAAGAGGCTTCATGAGCACCAAGTACCAGCTGGCCCTCGCTGCAGCAAAGGAGCTTGGCCTGCTCGACCAACGATACAACTGGCTCAAGGAAAAGCGGGATGAGCTACAGTACTACACCTGCGGGTCCTATGATGATGCTACCTCCGCAGATTTGGCGTGGCACGTGCGGTACAAGATAGTTCCTCAGATCATCAAACAGTTGGCAGCCGAGAGGTACTTGCTAGTGGCTGAGAACCTCCAAGGGCCAATTGAGCCTGGCAGTTTTACACGGGATTGCGGGCTTCCTCTGCTCGAGTGGGCAAATTCTCGTTGGCTCATCTCGACCACTTCTCATGATGCCTACAACAAGAGCaagtcagaaggcgatcaagttatATCCATTGACAAAGATGAAGATGTTGTGGTGCTTATCCTCTTTGCAATGCATCAATCAGCAGAGCACATACACGGTGCGATGCGTCAAAAAAGCAAGCAGTACTGGCATTGCATAGCCCTCCAATGCTTCCACTACGCCATGGCAGTGTTTGGCAAACATTCACATGTTGCATCTATTACCTCGGACGAGCTCATCCACCACTGGGCCGCCCAGGGCATCTTGCCATATATGGCcatcgaggaagaagaagaaaccagcACCATCAACACCAAGTTTTCAAATATGCATCGAATTGGAAGGGTCATCCTCGAAGCATTCCATAAGTACTCTTTGTTGCAGCTACCCTTTTCTCCTGCAACTGAAGCTTATGAAGCCTCCAATACCGGCGCACAATTCTTTGCATACCATGGCCTCATTGCAGAAGACATCACAGTTGATGAACTACTTGATGAGAAGAAGAAATGGATTTCATTCGCCAGTGACCATGGATGCCATGTAAGCCGAGAATGGTGGAACCCAGAGGGAACAAGGGGCACAACTACACTTATCCTAAGAGGCTGCTCAGATCAATCACTCATTCTTTCCAAGCTAGACCATTTCTTGCCAGAACTTTGTTTTCTTCTTGTTCTTGATCTGTCCTACACTCCAATAAAAGCACTCCCTTCTTCCATTGGTTATCTACAGAACCTTCGGTTGCTCTCACTTAGAGGTTGCCATGATCTGAAAACTCTTTCCAATTCATCCACAACAAATGCCACAAACTCATCAACAAATATTAGTTCATCGTCACCATTGTCCACTCTATACAAGCTAGAAATTCTTGATATGAATGGTGTTCCTGTTTCTCATCTGACACAAGATGTGGCCAACCAAAAGAGCAATCTGATTTATCTCGACATGTCCTATTCGAAAATAACTACTTTCTCTCCCACTTTTTTTGAGGACATGTCAAATCTGGAGGAGCTTATTATGACAAGCTGCTCTAACCTTGTGGAGCTACCTCCTTCAATGGCTTCTCTATCCAGCCTAACGACCCTTGAGGTCACAGGGACTCAAATAAAATACTTCCCGCAGAAGATATTTGAAGAAAATATGCAGAAGCTACGGTCTTTGAAGCTCATTGACAACAAGGAATTGATTTCACTCACAGGACCAATCTCTAGGGTCAAAGGAATCAAATTGGAAGGGCATCCTAGCATTGTATCGTTCATGTTGATCGGCACACCTCATATAAGGTGTTTGTCCTTGCATGGATGTAGAAAACTTGAGTCTATCGAGATCAAGAATCTTGCTGCCTTGGAGGAGGTTGATTTGTCCGGTACAGCTATTAAGGAGCTCTCTGCCGACATCCCTAATCTTCCCCAGCTTAGGAGATTACTCCTCGTGGGTGTTCCTTCCCTGCGGCGATTTCCTTGGCATGAGCTGGAGCGACTCCCGGATGTGTTTTACTTGGATCATTGtccagaaggaaatgacaattatTCTAATCAAGTTACCCAAGTGTGTGTAACTGACCCCAGGTTCTTCCATAGCTTCCGTAACACTGCTTTGAATTCAGTAAGAGATGGACGGTTTTTCCAATCATTCTATATTCAAGTCGCACCATGCATTACCAATAGAAGGCAAGTACAAGATGAAGAAGGCATGCTAGATAGCAAGTTGGAGGAGTTGCTGCGGAATCAGTCAACATATGTGGATGTATTTAGCAGCTATTTTGCAAAGAAAATTGCACTTGCATCACCCCTGACAGTTCCTCTTCACCGGACTGAGCGCCATGTAGAATATATGTCACTGTCACTGACAACATATATGGCACAAACGAAGCTCACATGGATGCAAGAGACACATACGGGTTTAGGCGGTCTTCTAAACGTCACGAAATCAGTGTCAGTGACATATGACACTTCTATCTACACATTTAATGACCTGAGCGACTTCATCGAGCTAGAAGAATGTGAGCTTCGTTTGTGCCATAAAATGAAAGAAGTTGTATCTTACACTCAAGGCTTGAAAAAACTACGCAATATGCATGTCTGTAGTCTCAAAAGGCTAGTTTCGTTCTGTTCACCGTATAGTTCTTGTGACTTCAGTAGTCTAGAGCACCTGCACTTAGAGGACTGCCCAAGATTGGAGCACGTGGTGCCACATACAGCAACGCTGCCATGCCTCAAGACACTTGACATATTATTCTGCTACAAACTCAAGACAATTTTCATCACCCATCGCTCGCAAGGTAATACTTATCAGCTCCCAAGCCTCCAAAGGATACGTCTCCAGGAGCTGCCACTGCTTCAGCACTTCCATGACAAGGACGCCACCATGACAGCACCGATGTGGAAGGAGCTACACATCCGAGGGTGCTGGAGCCTCCGACGCCTCCCGCGCCTACAAGGACGCGAGCCGGGGATGGTGAAGGTCAACGGTGAGAGGAGCTGGTGGAGCAAGCTGCAGTGGGGCTCAACCCTGCAccgcgacagctacgaccccaaGCTTCCCCTGGAGTTCGCCTCCTTCGATGAGTCTGCCGAGATGAGCACCTACCTTAGATGA